The DNA window CCCACGCAAGGAGAAAGATACCTCTGATAGATGATCTGGGCTTCGCTCCCGTCGGGAGCATCCTTGAGAGGCTCATGCCAGCGATGCGGTCCTTGGTGTCGTCGTCCCAAGCGTCGTTGGTCGGTCCTCGGTCTGCAGGTATCCGGTGGCCAGGGTTCTCCTCGTGTGCTCCAGGTATGAGCTCTTATGAGCCCAGCCGCGAGACTGCTCTGCCTCTCGTGCTAGATAGCTCCGCCCCTAAAGGGAATGTTACAGTATCGATCAACCTGCGGTAGAGCGCATTATCCACATCACTTACACCTCCCCTCTTACTTTAAGTCCATCCCGGACTTCCATATATTTACAAATAACCTGCTACAAATAACGACCcgataaatagaaatatatacCTATATTTGCCTATAATATATTTACATACTTGCATAATTACATAAATAACACGCCGGCCGAGGCAACAACTACTCGTTTTCGAAATAGCGAGGGAGGTCTGCTGCAGGAACAATAGCATTAAGGAAGCTGGCCCAACTGATCACACAACCCCAGTAGGGGACGCGACGAAGGGAATGAACGTGTCCGAAAATGAACTGGCCTTGGCGACACCGAGATATGGCTACGATCATACGCCTATACTATCGTGGAATTCGGCAGACTCTGGCGCGACATGTGTTCGGGTGGTTAAGAGAAGGACgacctctttttctcttccttggacggagTCGACTGTGGAGAGCTCCACACCTAGTTCGTCGGCTGCCGCTCTAACCGGCGGTACTGTTCGCGATAAGCAGTTTGTTAATGTGCTCATCGAGTTCTGTCTGAAATTTTACCGGAATCCGCGGGGGTCTAAAGCGCGAAGGAGGAGTTTCGGTGGTTCGTATGATCCTAAGTCATACGCATCACATGAAATGCGATCACTGAATTCATCGAAAAGCGCAAACAGCTGCTGACGCTCCTGCTCCGAGACCTCCGCCTCGGACAAGTCCAGCTTAAACGGCAAAGAAATGTACTGAGTATCGGGGCATACCACCACATTACAAACGACCTTCTACCGAATTTGTGCAAGAGAGGAAAAGTAGCTATCGCAAAAGCCTCCACAGTGGCCTCTCAGTCAATCCGCACGGCGGAGAAAACCTGCTGGCCCTTATATAGGATCTCGGCCTTGGCTGAGGGATTAGAGACCAGAAATCGTGTCACGCCTGCGCTAAAGATCACCGGAGTGACCATTAGTGGGCGATCACTCAGGTGACTGGACTGAGCGGCGAGCACAAGCGGGGAATGGTCAGCAACTTTGGGGTAGCAGAGGACAAAAGTTTCCGGGCTATGCGTCAAGACTGTAGTCTCGGCGACGCGCACGGGAATTTCTTCAGCGCCGTTTATAAAGTTGGCGGAGTCTGGTGCCGGAGCGTTGCATAAGATGCTGACTTGATCGGCCATATAAAATGTACGGTTTCTATAGTTTATACTCCATGGTGGCAAGCGACTAACAAAATCGTTGCCCAAAATAACACTGTAGGCTTCTGCCTCACTAGGAACGCACGCAGATTCCGTAAAATAGACAGGCTGATACAGGATGAGTGAACCAACCTCAAATCGGAGATCAGCGCGACCGATAAGCTGAACAGGTACACATGTCATGCCTATTGCGCACGGTATATCGCTGTCCCCCGATGCAAACACCCCCAGTAAAGGCGCCGTATCCCTAGAAGTTATAGTAATGGCTGCGCCAGTATCTATTAATGCTAGGATGTGAACCCCATTAACTCTAACTGGAATCTGTGCCACAAAGAAGAGGTCTCTATTGGCAATAGCCAAGACTTCTTCCGGGACAGAGGTGCGTTGTCGAAGCCACGCCGCGATTATTCTTAGGAAAATACGGCCTATAGTTACTACTAGCCCTTGACCACACGAACGGCCCCCAAAAGGACGAGAGCAAGCAAAACCTCCTGGCAAAATCCAGCGGGGACCCGATCATAACACATAGTAACAAAATTGAAGTTGCAAGCGTCAGGGGCCGAAAAAGGTAAATCAACACAAACAGCATCAGTTGAGGTACACAACGAAAGAATCAACGAGCAAGCAAGTAATAAATGAAGGTCTGGTAAATTATGAGGAAATCGTAGAGAAGACTGAGAAGGTTGACCAAAAGCAGAGCTAGCTAgctcttcatttcgtttcatgAGTGCTGAGACTCGCACCTCAGATTGCTCATAAGTGACTTGCTAATTCCGCAAAGATATAGAGAGCGCGTTAATTTGTTCACCGCCCTGCGAAAGTTATTGATAAAGAGGGTCAGAATCGGGATACACAGCATTAGCATGGGAAGAAGAAAGTCGCTGGCGATCATAAAACGATAAGGAAAAACGAAGGCTAGACTGACGCATACCTTGAGCTGACAACTGGACTGTCAGCGACGGGCACTGTCGAACGTGATGACTAACTCCTCCACAGTTGAAACAGTTCGAGCGACTAGGAATAAGTCGACGGTCGGGAATACCATGCTGGCGGAAAACATCCTGATTCCTTGCTGGTGCTGGCTGCTGAAAGAATCGTGGTCGGTTCGTGCGAGACAAACTTCTGCGAACATACCTACGTTCTCCATAGTTCGTCCGCGCCGGTTCAGCTGCCGCCCGGCACGCACCTCTATGGTGCGTGCCACGCCAACTGGGTTGATCAAGCGGTCAGCTGTGGCCTCGGCTGACAGTTGCTCAACCATCTGGGCCTTCGCTACCGCTTGCTGGAAAGTCAAGGGATTGTCTAACTTGACGTAGTAGCGAATGTCAGGACGCAACCAGCCACAAATTCCTCAAGGACCCGTTCCTTCTGACTACTTGGGTCTTGGCCGGTCGTAGCGGCTCCGACCAGGTTCAGCAGACGATTAGCGAACGTCGCTGATGACTCCCCCGTCTGCTGTTGGCGAGCAGACAGCGCCTGCCTCGCCATGTAGCGATGTTGCCGGCCTTCAAATACCTGCTTTAGATGCGCCACAATTGTGTTGAAGTCGCAGCGTTCCTGCTGACTCAACTCTTCTATCTTCTCATGCGCTGCCTCATCCAAACAGCAGATAAGGAAATCCGCCTTTTGCTGGAGCGTCGCACCTGCAGCCGCATCGCGTCTTCCAGACGGCGAAGCCACAGCGAGAACTGTGTGGAGCCGTCGCCTGAACCTGTAAACGGCACTAATCTCGATGTCGGCCCATCTGGGATATAATTTGCAACAATAGGAATAGTATCAATCCTGTTCCCGATTGCCGAAACCGACTCACCTATACCATGAAGCAAGGTAGAAGTACCTTCGTCCACTTTCCTTGTTGACGGAGTGGTTGCTGACCTGGCGTCGTTCCATACTTCCGTAGTTGTAAAGGCAGTAGCATCCCGCAACGTCTTCGTATCTCTCCCATGTACGTTGTCGTCATCGTTGAGTTCCAAAGTACGAACGAGCCGCTCAGTGGCGAAAACTGATCTGTGTATCGAGGCAACAGCTTTAGACTCCTAACTCGAAATCGGGACAACAGCTCTAGCATCAGAAGACAGAATGCGCGAACGAGCGACAGGCGGATCCATCACTACCTGGAAAAACGACATAAAAGACGTGCACCAGAAGGGCAACGAACATCAACGCGACTCATCTTCAAATAACACATTAACGCGACTCATCCTCACATAACAGACGCAGCGAAACCCACACGAGAAATTCAAAAGAGATAAAATGGCAAAAATAATTACGAATGAAGGAATTTGCGGAGAGGATTCAAATGGGATAAGGAGGAGTGTAGCAAAAAGGATCTGGGAAATCAAACCAATTCAAAAAAGCTTGCCTATTATATGAGGAAGTCACGAACTGTACCTACTATAATGACGCGAAAGATTAGAAAAAGAGGACACGGAAAGAATACCTCGACAGACAATGAAGGCAGGAATACCACCGGGAGTGCTAGCATAATAAAGCGAATGCATGATTACGAAAGCACAAAATAAATACGACCAGGGTTATTACATGGTAACAAATCCAACCAAGAAGAGATTGTGTAGGCTTCTTATATATAAAGATCAGACAGGGGTGGGGTTACGCGGGCTTGGCTCGAGGGTTTCGCAATGCCCACGCACCAAATCCAGCAAAAGTGTTTCGAAACCCCAATTCGAACTGGCCGAGGTTTCGCAACAACTTGACCCAAGTCCAAATCGATCACGTGAGATTTCGCAACCCTACAATTCAAACCAAACGGCGaaggaattttgaaattcgaaaatgcgCCAAAACCCAATgtgagagagaagagaaaagaaatccaaacgCAAAATGAACAGGAAAAGAACCCCAGCCAAAAAGGAGAGACAGAAAAGCAGCGACAAGGACAGAGCCTAGCAGAGTGGAAATCCAAACAGTATCACGAGTATTTCCAAAACGAGCAATACCGACAAATAATATGAACAAAACAACTCACCACATCATATCTGCAACCCTAGTCTTGATAACGGGCCATAGCAGCCAATGTAACGCTGATCTAATTATCGGGGCGTACCGGCCATCCTACTACTAATACACATGACACCCGAGGCATGACCTCACGCGACCTCGCGTGCCTCGGTCATGACCTTGCCCCAGGCTTAAACAACGGGTCCGGACCATTATACGCGCCCGTCAACTGCTAACCCCAACCTCGGTGCATCATAACTACAACTTAGGCGCCACTTACCTCGGTGCGTCACAACTCATCATCAGCTAACAACCGCATCGCTGGATAAAACGCGCTTAACAGCCTAGCTGTCCTAGCGCATTACTGGGGCCCCCTAAATCACCACATCAGCACATTACCACAATATCTCAACACGAACACTGCACCGGAACGAACTCAACATCTGtatcaacatcaacatctaCATCAACATGCAGTAAGTCAGCATCAATATCAACTGCACCGGAACATCACTTACCATCTCTATACCAAAGACAACCTCGCGCGGCAACTAGAACGCGTTTTTTACCCTCGCCGGGGTATAAAACGCGTTTTAGTTGCCGCGCAAggttttcgttttcctttttgtttttttcttttttgacttttttaaatttttgtggcgcgttttcccttttcctttttttttgattttctcatttttggaaacaaataacataataaCGTACACAAAACATACCACCATCACTTTCGCGCCCCGTAGACCGTTCGCATAGGTACACTCCATGCGAACGACcgaaaaacaaagtaaacaaCACAAACACAATTACGTAACTACACGGAgcacgaagaagaaaagcggGGAGTACTGCTAGCCACTGCCCGTTACCTGCGACTTCAGGGCAGCGACTGGTGAACCACTCGTTCCTATTAGTAACCGTCACGCAGTGGAAGCAAGGACTCTCTCGACTCACACAAGGAGAAAGCCTTACCTCTGATAGATCATCTGGGCTTCGCCCCCGTCGGGAGCATCCTCGAGAGGCTCAGGCTAGCGATGCGGTCTTTGGTGTCGCCGTCCCAAGCGTCCTTGGTCGGTCCTCGGTCTGCAGCTATCCGGTGGCTAGGGTTCTCCTCGTGTGCTCCAAGCATGGGTTCTTATGAGCCCAGCCGCGAGACTGCTCCGCCTCTCATGCTAGATAGCTGCGCCCCTAAAAGGAATATTACGGTATCGATCAACTTGCGATACAGCGCATTATCCAAATAACTTACAATCTTCAAAAAGATAAGAATAATTATTATGCATAAGATGATGAATAAAAACAGCTTCTGCTATCTTATTGCTGTAGTCTACAGTTTAAACTAGACACGAACATTAGGAAAGAACTGATACGTCTGATTTCCCACCAATCTCGCATGGCAATATGTGACCTCATTTTCTGGGTTAGACCCACACAAAAATTTGAGCTGTATATCATCCAtgactatttatttcttctcctaCGTTGGAACACTAAGATATAACTTTTATTAATAGGATCTGAGAACAGACGTGAGATAGTCGGAgctctttcactttttgacaGTTGGCGAAGGGACTTCACTTGAGCTTCATAACACCGCGTGACAGAGCGAGAATGTGCAATTAGAGCGTGTTTTTCACTGCAGCGATAATTCGCTGAAATAAACAGGTAATATcatgagagaataaatcacttgGCAGTGAAGGGTATCTCGAAGTGCCCCAGAACGTGATGAATCGAGCAGTACACAACCCAT is part of the Necator americanus strain Aroian chromosome V, whole genome shotgun sequence genome and encodes:
- a CDS encoding hypothetical protein (NECATOR_CHRV.G19268.T3): MERRQVSNHSVNKESGRRYFYLASWYRFRRRLHTVLAVASPSGRRDAAAGATLQQKADFLICCLDEAAHEKIEELSQQERCDFNTIVAHLKQVFEGRQHRYMARQALSARQQQTGESSATFANRLLNLVGAATTGQDPSSQKERQAVAKAQMVEQLSAEATADRLINPVGVARTIEVRAGRQLNRRGRTMENQPAPARNQDVFRQHGIPDRRLIPSRSNCFNCGGVSHHVRQCPSLTVQLSAQGMTCVPVQLIGRADLRFEVGSLILYQPVYFTESACVPSEAEAYSVILGNDFVSRLPPWSINYRNRTFYMADQVSILCNAPAPDSANFINGAEEIPVRVAETTVLTHSPETFVLCYPKVADHSPLVLAAQSSHLSDRPLMVTPGRSYLAREAEQSRGWAHKSSYLEHTRRTLATGYLQTEDRPTTLGTTTPRTASLA
- a CDS encoding hypothetical protein (NECATOR_CHRV.G19268.T2), with product MERRQVSNHSVNKESGRRYFYLASWYRFRRRLHTVLAVASPSGRRDAAAGATLQQKADFLICCLDEAAHEKIEELSQQERCDFNTIVAHLKQVFEGRQHRYMARQALSARQQQTGESSATFANRLLNLVGAATTGQDPSSQKERVLEEFVAGCVLTFATTSS
- a CDS encoding hypothetical protein (NECATOR_CHRV.G19268.T1), which gives rise to MVEQLSAEATADRLINPVGVARTIEQPAPARNQDVFRQHGIPDRRLIPSRSNCFNCGGVSHHVRQCPSLTVQLSAQGAELSSTRGRAVSRLGS